One candidate division TA06 bacterium DNA segment encodes these proteins:
- a CDS encoding CoA pyrophosphatase translates to MIRAMRKFVKGLFDPERTISHINKGQRGCSLCLLSMLTVGLFAYIITNVRFDLTFETIRKALSLPLPGRPAQLKMSTQPRPGNRLPFEESKLRDGAVLIITYPIKEKLHLALTKRTQSVASHKGHISFPGGAREPDEALLQTALRECEEEIGVDLLEDSVIGTLSVLHVPVSGYRVKPFVAISEKRPLFHPDPREVKEIIEVPIDLFLNEKNISREWQTHQNRKMLVPFYRHGNNKIWGATAMILSEFAELLLKVVEP, encoded by the coding sequence ATGATACGGGCTATGCGCAAATTTGTCAAGGGCTTATTTGACCCGGAACGCACAATATCTCACATCAACAAGGGGCAACGGGGTTGTTCTCTCTGTCTGCTATCTATGTTGACGGTGGGGCTGTTTGCCTATATCATCACCAATGTGAGATTTGATCTGACATTTGAGACAATCAGAAAGGCTCTTTCTCTGCCTTTGCCCGGCAGACCAGCACAGTTGAAGATGTCAACTCAACCCAGGCCGGGAAATAGGCTGCCTTTTGAGGAGTCAAAGCTCAGGGACGGAGCGGTTCTCATCATCACATACCCCATCAAGGAAAAGCTCCATCTGGCTCTGACCAAACGAACACAATCGGTTGCTTCACATAAGGGCCACATATCTTTCCCGGGTGGTGCAAGAGAACCCGATGAGGCCCTGCTGCAAACGGCTCTGAGGGAGTGTGAAGAAGAGATAGGCGTGGATCTGCTGGAAGACTCTGTGATTGGGACACTCTCAGTTCTTCACGTACCCGTAAGTGGCTACAGGGTAAAGCCATTCGTAGCCATCAGTGAGAAAAGGCCCCTGTTCCATCCAGACCCCAGAGAAGTAAAGGAAATTATCGAGGTCCCCATTGACTTATTTCTGAACGAAAAGAACATTTCACGGGAATGGCAGACTCATCAAAATAGGAAAATGCTCGTTCCCTTTTACAGACACGGCAACAACAAGATCTGGGGCGCCACAGCGATGATACTTTCTGAGTTCGCAGAACTGCTGCTGAAAGTGGTTGAACCTTGA